A single genomic interval of Hydrogenimonas thermophila harbors:
- the fliM gene encoding flagellar motor switch protein FliM has product MADILSQEEIDALLEAVEDEGTPEVLEGDAEVFDQRQITLYDFKRPNRVSKEQLRAFRGIHDKMARSLASQISSVMRSIVEIQLHSVDQMTYGEFLMSLPSPTSFNVFSMKPLDGSGILEINPSIAFPMVDRLLGGKGEPYEASREFTDIELNLMDTILRIIMGTLKEVWAPVVDMYPNVESKESSPNVVQIVAQNEIVVMVVMELVIGHSSGMMNICYPVITLESILNKLASRDFLLSETSAKKSRNKELKALMGGARVHLNAFLGSAELTLRELLALEKGDIVRLDRPADDKAIINADGKDRFIGKIGLKRFRKSVEVTEILIDERDEVKEILQKIESERRSKLANTLDSKDEEVVNG; this is encoded by the coding sequence ATGGCAGATATACTGAGTCAAGAAGAGATTGATGCATTACTCGAAGCGGTTGAAGATGAAGGTACTCCTGAGGTATTGGAAGGTGATGCCGAAGTTTTTGACCAGAGACAGATTACTTTATATGACTTTAAAAGACCAAATAGAGTATCAAAAGAGCAGTTGCGTGCCTTTCGTGGAATTCACGATAAAATGGCTAGATCACTGGCTTCTCAAATCTCTTCAGTAATGCGTTCTATTGTAGAAATCCAGCTTCACTCTGTTGATCAGATGACATATGGTGAATTTTTGATGAGTTTGCCAAGCCCTACAAGTTTTAACGTATTTTCTATGAAGCCATTGGATGGAAGCGGTATTTTGGAAATTAACCCATCTATTGCATTTCCTATGGTTGACAGATTGCTTGGCGGTAAAGGTGAGCCATATGAAGCATCAAGAGAGTTTACAGATATAGAGTTGAACTTAATGGATACAATCTTACGCATTATTATGGGAACGCTAAAAGAGGTTTGGGCTCCGGTTGTAGATATGTATCCAAATGTAGAATCTAAAGAATCAAGTCCTAACGTAGTGCAAATTGTTGCTCAAAATGAGATTGTTGTAATGGTTGTTATGGAGCTTGTAATAGGACACTCAAGTGGTATGATGAATATATGTTATCCTGTTATTACATTAGAGTCTATTTTAAACAAGTTAGCCAGCCGTGACTTTTTGCTTAGTGAAACCAGTGCCAAAAAGAGTAGAAATAAAGAGCTTAAAGCTTTGATGGGTGGCGCTCGTGTTCATTTAAATGCTTTTTTAGGTAGTGCTGAATTAACATTGAGGGAGTTGTTAGCATTGGAGAAGGGTGATATAGTTAGGTTGGATAGACCGGCTGATGATAAAGCAATTATAAATGCTGATGGTAAGGATAGATTTATAGGTAAAATTGGTCTAAAACGTTTTAGAAAATCAGTTGAAGTAACAGAAATTCTTATTGATGAGCGTGATGAGGTTAAAGAGATTTTACAAAAAATTGAATCAGAACGTAGATCGAAATTAGCAAATACTTTAGATAGTAAAGATGAGGAGGTGGTCAATGGCTGA
- the aroQ gene encoding type II 3-dehydroquinate dehydratase, with the protein MKIMVIQGPNLNMLGVREQNVYGPMKLEQIHEQMRGFASQNGIEIEFFQSNLEGEIVDKIQECLGDADGIIINPAAYTHTSIAIRDALAAVSLPAIEVHISNIHAREEFRQKSLIAPVCAGQISGFGPFSYHLAMVAMLQILNEIKAMKEMQQKKQQAGQA; encoded by the coding sequence ATGAAGATAATGGTTATTCAGGGGCCAAACCTAAATATGTTAGGTGTTCGAGAACAGAATGTTTACGGACCTATGAAGCTAGAGCAGATACATGAGCAAATGAGAGGATTTGCTAGTCAAAATGGTATTGAAATAGAGTTTTTTCAAAGTAATCTTGAAGGTGAGATTGTAGATAAAATTCAAGAGTGCTTAGGTGATGCTGACGGAATTATTATCAACCCTGCTGCATATACACATACATCTATAGCTATAAGAGATGCACTGGCTGCAGTATCTCTCCCTGCAATTGAAGTACATATTTCAAATATTCATGCACGTGAAGAGTTTAGACAAAAGAGTCTAATTGCTCCTGTCTGTGCTGGACAGATTAGTGGTTTTGGACCTTTTAGTTACCATTTGGCAATGGTAGCAATGTTACAGATTTTAAATGAGATTAAGGCAATGAAAGAGATGCAACAAAAAAAACAACAGGCTGGACAGGCATAA
- a CDS encoding aminopeptidase P family protein: protein MNYILRDENAIYYECGYSSDNALFLCLGSEKWLITDSRYTLEAKEQIKNAEVIEASDLLKAARNILRSCSVSKIYFDPREWTVWAIESLKKRLPHLYFFPKPDFSHKKRMVKSSEEIELLKRAVELGSEGFDKFADYINRYGLGNSEKLLHFEAKAALSHKGEYDLSFDPIVAINENAAKPHALPTDIKLKSEDLLLVDAGIKYKRYCSDRTRTVFIKDHISFELDQKFSSQKIQKAYDLVRKAHDMAIEKARSGMTGAQIDRLAREVIESGGMGEYFVHSTGHGVGLDIHEMPYISARSQTVVEDGMVFTIEPGIYVPGEFGIRIEDMVVMQRGRVEVL, encoded by the coding sequence GTGAATTATATTCTCCGGGATGAAAATGCCATCTATTATGAGTGTGGTTACAGTAGTGATAATGCACTCTTTTTATGCTTGGGAAGTGAGAAATGGCTCATAACAGACAGTCGTTATACATTAGAAGCAAAAGAGCAGATAAAGAATGCTGAAGTAATAGAGGCATCTGATCTGCTTAAAGCTGCCAGAAATATATTAAGAAGTTGCAGTGTAAGTAAAATCTATTTTGATCCTAGAGAGTGGACTGTATGGGCTATAGAATCACTTAAAAAGAGACTTCCACATCTATATTTTTTCCCAAAACCAGACTTTTCTCATAAAAAACGCATGGTAAAAAGCAGTGAAGAGATTGAACTGCTTAAGCGAGCAGTTGAACTTGGAAGTGAAGGATTTGATAAATTTGCAGATTATATAAACCGTTATGGATTAGGAAACAGCGAGAAGTTATTGCACTTTGAAGCAAAAGCAGCTCTTAGTCATAAAGGAGAGTATGACTTAAGTTTTGATCCTATTGTGGCTATTAATGAAAATGCTGCAAAACCTCATGCTTTGCCTACAGATATTAAACTAAAATCTGAAGATCTATTATTGGTAGATGCAGGTATTAAATATAAACGTTACTGTTCAGACCGTACTCGAACAGTATTTATAAAAGATCATATAAGTTTTGAGTTAGATCAAAAATTCTCTTCACAAAAAATTCAAAAAGCTTACGATTTAGTAAGAAAAGCTCATGATATGGCTATTGAAAAAGCCCGTTCAGGAATGACTGGTGCACAAATTGACAGACTTGCTCGTGAAGTAATAGAGAGTGGCGGAATGGGAGAATATTTTGTTCACTCTACAGGACATGGTGTAGGACTTGATATACATGAAATGCCATACATTTCAGCACGTTCACAAACAGTTGTTGAGGATGGTATGGTGTTTACTATAGAACCAGGCATATATGTACCAGGAGAGTTTGGAATACGCATAGAAGATATGGTAGTAATGCAAAGAGGAAGAGTGGAGGTTTTATGA
- a CDS encoding RNA polymerase sigma factor FliA — protein sequence MVKRGYDTELRYYQDELAVQYLPAVKAMVFRLKERLPQSVEFDDLVSIGAEELIKLARRYDKEQNDSFWGYAKTRVYGAMLDYLRSLDIVSRANRKLIKQIDEIVEQYLDENGVEPENNYIAEVLGEDIEKIKEARRAAAIYNVLPLHDQLESQERDTFALVEQEELIEKIMDVLATMPKRDQLIMQLYYFEELTYKEISEVLDITPSRISQVHKRVVSKIKQSIG from the coding sequence ATGGTAAAGCGTGGATACGATACAGAGTTACGCTATTATCAAGATGAACTTGCTGTTCAGTATCTTCCAGCTGTTAAAGCAATGGTATTTAGATTGAAAGAGCGTTTGCCTCAATCAGTAGAGTTTGATGACTTAGTCAGTATAGGTGCAGAAGAGTTAATAAAACTTGCTAGACGTTATGATAAAGAGCAAAATGATTCATTTTGGGGATATGCCAAAACCAGAGTTTATGGTGCAATGCTTGACTATCTTCGTTCACTTGATATTGTTAGTCGTGCCAATAGAAAACTTATTAAACAGATAGATGAAATTGTTGAGCAGTATTTAGATGAAAATGGTGTTGAGCCTGAAAACAATTATATTGCAGAAGTTTTGGGTGAAGATATTGAAAAGATAAAAGAGGCTCGCAGAGCAGCAGCAATTTATAATGTACTGCCATTGCATGATCAGCTTGAGAGTCAAGAGAGAGATACTTTTGCTTTAGTAGAGCAGGAGGAGTTGATAGAGAAGATTATGGATGTACTTGCTACTATGCCAAAAAGAGATCAATTAATTATGCAACTTTACTATTTTGAGGAGTTAACATATAAAGAGATATCTGAAGTTTTAGATATTACACCATCAAGAATTTCACAGGTACACAAGCGTGTGGTTTCAAAAATTAAACAGAGTATAGGATAG
- the flhF gene encoding flagellar biosynthesis protein FlhF, with amino-acid sequence MKLMTFTAPTPAQALKAAQKECGEDALVVSTKQIQKKTLTQPAIYEVVVAVEDKKPEPEKPKQTIKPKPQVKSRRSERLVDDPEEVLVNISEAARQISEIANVSKPTYKKAKNRQEIKEETVENSSLYSKRELEELQAIKNELGKLADKVKLIQNMVWEEKKPAINNGMIPPEFAEIYRIAKTSGMDGLHLDEIMRLTLEHMPLQMRTSTQTVRRYFKTLLRKMVPVRLEQELTPPQKKIMMFVGPTGVGKTTTLAKLAARYAYLKDKKYKVGIITLDTYRIGAVEQLMQYAKMMRIGIEAVVDPPEFITALQTLRHMDYILIDTVGSSQYDKEKIDKLQQFLISHTEIGIDVSLVLSAPTKLEDMRTIYQNFSPLGIDTLIFTKLDETLGFGNIFSLVYETEKPVSYLSAGQEVPDDLMCADSDYLVECMLTGCVKKGEK; translated from the coding sequence ATGAAATTGATGACCTTTACGGCACCAACACCGGCACAGGCACTTAAAGCAGCACAAAAAGAGTGTGGTGAGGATGCTTTAGTTGTCAGTACTAAGCAGATTCAGAAAAAGACATTAACTCAGCCAGCAATCTATGAAGTTGTTGTTGCTGTTGAAGATAAAAAGCCAGAGCCAGAAAAGCCAAAACAGACTATTAAACCTAAACCACAAGTTAAATCTCGCAGAAGTGAACGATTAGTTGATGACCCTGAGGAGGTTCTTGTAAATATTTCTGAAGCAGCAAGACAGATTTCAGAAATTGCAAATGTTTCTAAACCTACCTATAAAAAGGCTAAAAATAGGCAAGAGATAAAAGAGGAGACAGTAGAAAACTCATCTTTATACAGTAAACGTGAACTTGAAGAGTTGCAAGCCATAAAAAATGAACTTGGTAAATTGGCTGATAAAGTTAAACTGATTCAAAATATGGTTTGGGAGGAGAAAAAACCTGCAATCAACAATGGTATGATTCCTCCAGAGTTTGCAGAAATTTATCGAATAGCAAAAACAAGTGGAATGGATGGTTTGCATTTAGATGAAATAATGCGTCTTACTCTTGAGCATATGCCATTGCAGATGCGTACATCTACTCAAACTGTTAGGAGATATTTTAAGACATTGCTTCGAAAAATGGTACCAGTACGTCTTGAACAAGAGTTGACACCTCCTCAAAAAAAGATTATGATGTTTGTGGGTCCAACAGGTGTGGGGAAAACTACTACACTGGCTAAACTTGCAGCACGATATGCTTATTTGAAAGATAAAAAGTATAAGGTAGGTATCATAACATTAGATACGTACCGAATTGGTGCAGTAGAACAGTTAATGCAGTATGCAAAGATGATGCGTATAGGTATTGAAGCAGTAGTAGATCCTCCAGAATTTATTACCGCTTTACAAACACTTCGTCATATGGACTATATTCTTATAGACACAGTAGGAAGTAGTCAATATGATAAAGAGAAGATAGATAAATTGCAGCAATTTTTAATTTCACATACAGAGATAGGGATAGATGTTAGTTTGGTCTTAAGTGCTCCTACAAAACTTGAGGATATGCGTACAATATATCAAAACTTTTCACCATTGGGTATAGATACATTGATATTTACAAAACTTGATGAAACATTAGGATTTGGAAATATATTCTCATTAGTGTATGAAACTGAAAAGCCTGTTAGTTATCTTTCTGCTGGACAGGAAGTACCAGATGATCTTATGTGTGCCGATAGCGACTATTTAGTTGAATGTATGCTTACCGGTTGCGTCAAGAAGGGGGAAAAATGA
- the folK gene encoding 2-amino-4-hydroxy-6-hydroxymethyldihydropteridine diphosphokinase, which yields MRLELSNNPNLLLFTSNLFPATFNAIGLKHYAIIGIGGNVGESVLLFERVIRYLQQGKRINVIQTAPLLKNPPFGFTEQPDFINSVIKIETNLSPFQLLKYLLWVEKRFGRKRTFKNAPRTLDLDIIFYDKLNLRTKRLIVPHPHFHERESVMIPLRFLKD from the coding sequence ATGAGATTGGAGTTGTCGAATAATCCAAACCTTTTGCTCTTCACATCAAATCTATTCCCCGCAACTTTTAATGCTATTGGATTAAAACATTATGCCATTATAGGAATAGGTGGAAATGTTGGAGAGAGTGTACTGCTTTTTGAAAGGGTTATTCGCTATCTTCAGCAAGGTAAGCGCATAAATGTCATACAGACTGCTCCACTTTTGAAAAATCCTCCATTTGGGTTTACAGAACAACCTGATTTTATCAACTCTGTAATAAAAATAGAGACAAATTTATCACCTTTTCAACTGCTAAAATATCTGCTCTGGGTAGAAAAACGTTTTGGTAGAAAACGAACTTTTAAAAATGCACCTCGTACATTGGATCTTGATATAATATTTTACGATAAACTTAATTTAAGAACAAAGCGATTGATCGTGCCACACCCACATTTTCATGAACGTGAATCTGTGATGATTCCTCTGAGATTTTTGAAGGACTGA
- the mqnF gene encoding aminofutalosine deaminase family hydrolase: MKIITAEWLFDGEKFLKNKAVLFEEKILAVDTPDTLKKRYSNAEFIDMGQNSTIMPGFINPHVHLEFGANKTHLSYGNFMTWLNSVIQKRDELIESCKAGCYKREIDEMLASGITTFGAVSSYGKELRACLAAPQRVIFFNEAIGSQPAAVDALYADFLQRLNQSREAANDKFIPAIAIHSPYSVHPILIKKILQNIENEPLSAHFMESPVEKEWLEKADGPFKEFFENFLNQTKPLTTAKEFLKHLDGYKALLTHAVWADKDELNLIADAGHTIIHCPRSNRLLGCGRLRLEKLNSTKISWLLGTDGLSSNTSLNLWDEMRSALMMHYEMDLESLALDLLKVVTSKAANALNLPIGEIKEGNWADIIIVTLPDIPESSEQLPLQLILHTTNVKQLYISGEKYA, translated from the coding sequence GTGAAAATTATAACAGCAGAGTGGTTATTTGACGGCGAAAAATTTCTAAAAAACAAGGCCGTCTTGTTTGAAGAAAAAATATTGGCAGTAGATACCCCTGATACCTTAAAAAAGAGGTATTCTAATGCTGAATTTATAGATATGGGACAAAATTCAACTATTATGCCTGGTTTCATCAACCCTCATGTACACTTGGAATTTGGAGCCAATAAAACTCATTTGTCATATGGAAATTTTATGACTTGGCTAAACAGTGTCATTCAAAAGAGGGATGAATTAATTGAATCATGCAAAGCAGGATGCTATAAAAGAGAGATAGATGAGATGCTTGCAAGCGGCATAACAACATTTGGAGCTGTAAGCAGTTATGGAAAAGAGTTGCGTGCCTGTTTAGCAGCACCTCAACGAGTTATATTTTTTAATGAAGCAATTGGTTCTCAACCTGCTGCTGTAGATGCTCTTTATGCAGATTTTTTACAACGATTAAACCAAAGTCGGGAAGCTGCAAACGATAAATTCATACCTGCTATTGCTATACACTCACCATACTCTGTTCACCCTATTCTTATAAAAAAGATATTGCAAAATATTGAAAATGAGCCTTTAAGCGCTCACTTCATGGAATCACCTGTAGAAAAAGAGTGGCTAGAAAAAGCAGATGGTCCATTTAAAGAGTTCTTTGAAAACTTTTTAAATCAGACTAAACCTCTTACTACTGCCAAAGAGTTTTTAAAACATTTAGATGGATATAAAGCACTTCTTACCCATGCTGTATGGGCAGATAAAGATGAGTTAAACCTGATTGCCGATGCAGGACATACTATCATACACTGCCCTCGTTCAAACAGGCTGCTTGGCTGTGGACGGCTTAGACTAGAAAAGCTTAATAGTACTAAAATCTCTTGGCTTTTAGGAACAGATGGACTTAGTTCTAATACCTCACTTAACCTTTGGGACGAAATGAGATCAGCATTAATGATGCATTATGAAATGGATCTTGAATCTTTGGCACTTGATCTTTTAAAAGTAGTTACATCTAAAGCTGCCAACGCTTTAAATCTTCCAATAGGAGAGATAAAAGAGGGAAACTGGGCAGATATAATTATAGTTACATTACCAGATATACCAGAATCATCTGAACAATTACCTTTACAACTGATTCTTCATACTACAAATGTGAAACAACTCTATATTTCAGGAGAAAAGTATGCTTAA
- a CDS encoding MinD/ParA family protein, giving the protein MSTQASRLEELIDERHSRKHTARVIAITSGKGGVGKSTLSANIAYVLAKKGYKVGLLDADIGLANLDVMFNVRADKNILHVLKGEAGFDDIIIKLDTNLYLIPGESGDEILKFSDATIVNRFIDEAEILEGLDFLIIDTGAGIGDTIQMFLQAADDVIVVTVPDPAAITDAYAMVKVISKLKEKIFMIVNQVKSAKEGDKIFDTIKKVALGNIGNALELTLLGSVRSDPYVARSVKQRVLVCKEMSNIAPSNDISSIAAGLIQKKEQKMLVENQEGGIGSFFKRLLNQF; this is encoded by the coding sequence ATGAGTACACAAGCAAGTCGTCTTGAAGAGTTGATAGATGAGCGGCATTCTAGAAAACATACAGCAAGAGTTATTGCCATTACAAGCGGAAAAGGCGGTGTAGGCAAAAGTACATTAAGTGCAAATATTGCTTATGTTCTTGCAAAGAAAGGGTATAAAGTTGGCTTGCTTGATGCAGATATTGGGTTGGCAAATCTAGATGTTATGTTCAATGTACGTGCAGATAAAAATATTTTGCATGTACTCAAAGGAGAGGCAGGTTTTGATGACATTATCATAAAACTTGATACAAACTTATATTTAATACCTGGTGAAAGTGGTGATGAAATATTGAAATTTTCAGATGCAACTATTGTTAACCGTTTTATAGATGAAGCAGAAATATTAGAAGGTTTAGACTTTTTAATTATTGACACAGGAGCAGGCATTGGAGATACAATTCAAATGTTTTTACAAGCTGCAGATGATGTAATAGTTGTAACAGTTCCTGATCCAGCTGCTATTACAGATGCATATGCTATGGTTAAAGTTATCAGTAAGTTAAAAGAGAAGATTTTTATGATTGTTAATCAAGTTAAAAGTGCAAAAGAGGGTGATAAGATATTTGATACAATAAAAAAAGTTGCATTAGGTAATATAGGAAATGCTTTAGAGTTAACACTTTTAGGATCTGTTCGTAGCGATCCTTATGTAGCACGTAGTGTAAAACAGCGTGTATTGGTCTGTAAAGAGATGTCAAATATCGCCCCATCAAACGATATATCTTCTATTGCTGCCGGCTTGATACAAAAAAAGGAACAGAAAATGCTTGTAGAGAATCAAGAAGGCGGTATTGGATCATTTTTCAAAAGGTTGCTTAACCAGTTTTAG